One segment of Moorella sp. E308F DNA contains the following:
- a CDS encoding CpaF family protein — protein MAGRDAALEPGLLEKARYRAIMRIRRENREVLRRPESHRDYLQRVFREELERIRPDMSMGQLRELARELALDVMGYGPLYDLLRDPKVTEIQVFAPDKALVEREGEIMEAGVRFRDMDHLLNITKSLVGLAGARLDENSPLVTCQLPDGSRLTAGIAPVELNGVFLGIRKFPEFLDLEELARRGTLTREAAAFLRLAVEVGLNIAVTGPVGVGKTTMMNALACLIPLDKTLATTEEVAELQFPRRRDVRRLVAKFPNVEGGGEISLPALLKAQLRHQHDWDIIGECRAAEAYYVLTATTAGHSVMTTFHAETPSEAITLRFPDMVLQSEEGRSYGDARAIERKTALSFDVVVQMARSGRERKVAEIAAVGWDGKTVIEPLFRLEGDKLVSAGGRGLELLRVKRPYRNWKAVGCNAAV, from the coding sequence ATGGCGGGCAGGGACGCTGCTTTGGAGCCTGGCCTGCTGGAAAAGGCGCGCTACCGGGCTATCATGCGCATCCGGCGGGAGAACCGGGAGGTCCTGCGCCGGCCGGAAAGCCACCGGGACTACTTGCAGCGGGTTTTCCGGGAAGAACTGGAACGCATAAGGCCGGACATGTCCATGGGCCAGTTGAGGGAACTGGCCCGGGAACTGGCCCTGGACGTCATGGGCTACGGGCCGCTGTATGACCTGCTCCGCGACCCCAAGGTCACGGAGATCCAGGTCTTCGCGCCGGACAAGGCGCTGGTGGAAAGGGAAGGGGAGATTATGGAAGCCGGGGTCCGCTTCCGGGATATGGACCACCTGTTGAACATCACAAAAAGCCTGGTGGGCCTGGCCGGGGCCAGGCTGGACGAGAACAGCCCCCTGGTGACCTGCCAGCTGCCGGACGGGTCCCGGCTGACGGCTGGCATCGCCCCGGTGGAGTTAAACGGCGTTTTTTTAGGCATCAGGAAGTTCCCGGAGTTTTTGGACCTGGAGGAACTGGCGCGGCGGGGGACTTTGACCCGGGAAGCCGCGGCGTTTTTGCGGCTGGCGGTAGAGGTAGGGCTGAATATCGCCGTCACCGGTCCGGTGGGGGTGGGGAAGACGACCATGATGAACGCTTTAGCCTGCCTGATCCCCCTGGACAAGACCTTGGCTACCACCGAGGAAGTGGCGGAGCTGCAGTTCCCGCGGCGGCGGGACGTGCGGCGGCTGGTGGCTAAATTCCCGAACGTGGAAGGCGGCGGGGAGATCTCCTTGCCTGCGCTGCTCAAAGCCCAGCTGCGCCACCAGCACGACTGGGACATCATCGGCGAGTGCCGGGCGGCGGAGGCCTACTACGTGCTCACGGCAACCACCGCCGGCCACAGCGTCATGACCACCTTCCATGCCGAAACCCCGTCAGAAGCCATTACCCTGCGCTTCCCGGACATGGTCCTGCAGTCGGAAGAAGGGCGCTCTTACGGGGACGCCAGGGCTATCGAGCGCAAAACGGCCTTGAGCTTCGACGTGGTAGTGCAGATGGCCCGGTCCGGGCGGGAGCGCAAAGTGGCGGAGATAGCCGCCGTAGGGTGGGACGGGAAGACGGTGATCGAGCCTTTGTTCCGCCTGGAGGGTGATAAGCTGGTAAGTGCCGGCGGCAGGGGGCTGGAACTGCTTAGAGTCAAGCGGCCCTATCGCAACTGGAAGGCGGTGGGATGCAATGCTGCTGTTTAG
- a CDS encoding type II secretion system F family protein — translation MLLFSGVMAFLAAVALTAGLFARRRRDPIAERLEQMRRKPWRASFKARMRAGRRREDGAAAGAAALGALLAGALSFMVAGSFFALFLGGAAGFFCFPRLLEELRRKKLREDFANELGSGVRALARGLRGGASLVQAFAYAAGETKGVVGGEFRRVVEESRGGSVVEAVGRLAARVDMPEAWMLADAVRMLGRTGGQDSLSLLEACAGEIAARRARIRRAHAQTAGIRFEGFLASVIPVAMFLWFYFSFGDDYRVMVETARGRTMLAVAVGSLAVCWALVLAILRRAGMED, via the coding sequence ATGCTGCTGTTTAGCGGCGTCATGGCTTTCCTGGCCGCCGTTGCGCTAACGGCAGGGCTTTTCGCCCGGCGGCGGCGCGACCCCATAGCGGAACGGCTGGAACAGATGCGCCGCAAGCCCTGGCGGGCCAGTTTCAAAGCCCGGATGCGGGCGGGCAGGCGCCGTGAAGACGGCGCGGCGGCCGGGGCCGCGGCCCTGGGGGCCCTGCTTGCCGGGGCTTTGAGCTTTATGGTTGCCGGTTCGTTTTTCGCCCTGTTCCTCGGCGGCGCCGCCGGGTTTTTTTGTTTTCCACGGCTTTTAGAGGAGCTGCGCCGCAAAAAACTGCGGGAGGACTTTGCCAACGAATTAGGATCGGGGGTGCGGGCCCTGGCCCGGGGCTTGCGGGGCGGGGCGTCTTTAGTCCAGGCCTTCGCCTACGCCGCCGGGGAAACGAAAGGGGTTGTGGGCGGCGAGTTCCGCCGGGTGGTGGAAGAGAGCCGGGGCGGCAGCGTCGTCGAGGCGGTAGGGCGCCTGGCGGCCAGGGTGGACATGCCGGAGGCCTGGATGCTGGCCGACGCCGTGCGGATGCTGGGGCGGACAGGCGGGCAGGACAGCCTTTCCCTGCTGGAGGCCTGCGCCGGCGAGATCGCGGCGCGGCGGGCGAGAATACGCCGCGCCCACGCCCAGACGGCCGGCATCCGGTTTGAGGGATTTTTGGCCAGTGTTATCCCTGTGGCCATGTTCCTGTGGTTTTACTTTAGTTTTGGCGACGATTACCGGGTTATGGTGGAGACGGCCCGGGGCCGGACGATGCTGGCCGTTGCCGTGGGGAGCCTGGCCGTGTGCTGGGCGCTGGTACTGGCGATCTTAAGGCGGGCGGGTATGGAAGACTGA
- a CDS encoding type II secretion system F family protein: MFYSLLAGACVFCLVTAFFSWRQRNPLAEWVERRSRAALPLKARISLFLREAGRQAQGYVPRALADLFSSRRLALMLRLAGTPFGLAAGEFQGLLFLAGLAGIAALVLGRALGAGALPGLMVLGAGVGLPLLWVRVSAGRTQARMRRSLGYFIRQLAVGAAGRVSILDMFKDMAANAGHDPLAREIEAVVEEVERGGRKLSEALHDMAANIDIPEAYELAAELAAAERYGGEGLAAGLKTLARSLDARREAESISAVQKAETWITMVIAVTVVLSGSIFMVGAMVLNFLEVWH, translated from the coding sequence ATGTTCTACTCCTTGCTGGCGGGGGCCTGCGTTTTCTGCCTGGTCACGGCTTTCTTTTCCTGGCGGCAGCGCAACCCTTTGGCTGAATGGGTGGAGAGGAGGAGCAGGGCGGCGCTGCCTTTAAAGGCGCGCATCAGCCTTTTTTTGCGGGAGGCCGGGCGGCAGGCGCAAGGTTACGTGCCCCGGGCGCTGGCGGACCTTTTCAGCAGCCGGCGCCTGGCCCTGATGTTGAGGCTGGCGGGGACGCCCTTCGGCCTTGCCGCCGGGGAGTTCCAGGGGCTGCTTTTCCTGGCGGGCCTGGCCGGGATTGCCGCCCTGGTCCTGGGGCGCGCCCTGGGGGCCGGGGCCTTGCCCGGCCTTATGGTGTTGGGCGCCGGCGTGGGCCTGCCCCTCTTGTGGGTGCGGGTTTCGGCCGGCAGGACCCAGGCCCGGATGCGGCGCAGCCTGGGGTATTTCATCCGTCAATTGGCGGTGGGGGCCGCCGGGCGGGTGTCGATCCTTGATATGTTCAAGGACATGGCCGCCAACGCCGGGCATGACCCCCTGGCGCGGGAGATCGAAGCAGTAGTCGAAGAAGTCGAAAGGGGCGGCCGGAAGTTGAGCGAGGCCCTGCACGACATGGCCGCCAACATCGACATCCCCGAGGCTTACGAACTGGCCGCCGAGCTGGCGGCGGCGGAGAGGTACGGCGGCGAGGGCCTTGCCGCCGGCCTTAAAACCCTGGCCCGGTCCCTGGACGCCCGGCGGGAGGCGGAGAGCATAAGCGCCGTCCAGAAGGCGGAAACATGGATCACCATGGTCATCGCCGTCACGGTGGTCCTCTCCGGCTCAATCTTCATGGTGGGGGCCATGGTCCTCAATTTTTTGGAGGTATGGCATTGA
- a CDS encoding prepilin peptidase: MVKHVVLLVLLAAAGVKDVKTSKIPNVYTLPAIALGVLLAGPGWKAALLDAAAGFLLFLPVVLLGLAGMGDAKLCAAAASLIGFQQAGLGAWLGTVYCALWVAWREARKGNFLRWAKSQVYAAPQALAGRAPGGEKYPFAPFFAAGVAAAVLWGWLS, translated from the coding sequence TTGGTTAAGCACGTTGTTTTGCTAGTCCTCCTGGCGGCGGCCGGGGTTAAAGATGTGAAGACTTCTAAAATCCCAAACGTGTATACCTTGCCGGCCATCGCCCTGGGGGTATTGCTGGCGGGGCCGGGGTGGAAAGCGGCCCTGCTGGATGCCGCGGCAGGCTTTCTTTTGTTTTTACCGGTTGTGCTGCTGGGCCTGGCGGGCATGGGGGACGCCAAGCTCTGCGCGGCGGCCGCCTCCCTGATTGGGTTCCAGCAGGCGGGGCTGGGGGCCTGGCTGGGGACGGTTTATTGCGCTTTATGGGTTGCCTGGCGGGAGGCCCGGAAAGGAAACTTTTTGCGCTGGGCGAAATCGCAAGTTTACGCCGCGCCGCAGGCCCTGGCAGGCCGGGCGCCGGGAGGGGAAAAATATCCCTTCGCGCCTTTTTTCGCCGCCGGGGTGGCGGCGGCGGTGCTTTGGGGGTGGCTGTCCTGA
- a CDS encoding TadE/TadG family type IV pilus assembly protein gives MAVLKKGEEGHVLEFTLFVGVIFFFIFGMLVYSMRANATSVCISAAREAARTLAVTHSEEQARARAAEVVQSSLYTGARAGTTRAGEPHKAFDPDQPNPERPDVILEDDGTWCRAWVYYHLPNAVPGLPRLLNRRASLLDRYITVGGYAVFKREVE, from the coding sequence GTGGCTGTCCTGAAGAAAGGCGAGGAAGGGCACGTCCTGGAGTTCACCCTTTTTGTGGGGGTCATTTTCTTCTTCATCTTCGGGATGCTGGTCTACAGCATGAGGGCCAACGCCACGAGCGTCTGCATCAGCGCCGCCCGCGAGGCGGCCCGCACCCTGGCCGTTACCCATTCCGAGGAGCAGGCCAGGGCCAGGGCGGCGGAGGTGGTCCAGTCCAGCCTGTACACCGGCGCCAGGGCCGGTACGACCAGGGCGGGAGAACCCCACAAGGCATTTGACCCGGACCAGCCTAACCCTGAACGGCCGGACGTAATACTTGAGGACGACGGGACCTGGTGCCGCGCCTGGGTGTATTACCACCTGCCCAACGCGGTGCCGGGACTGCCCAGACTCCTGAACCGCAGGGCTTCTCTCCTGGACCGGTACATCACGGTGGGCGGGTACGCGGTGTTTAAACGGGAGGTGGAGTGA
- a CDS encoding pilus assembly protein TadG-related protein, whose protein sequence is MFGRLRGEEGFLPLFMALMMPLIIFAWGLAVDFSRAHFVKAGLQTAVDAAALAGAMTAVPVVEVEYHPVTDAGGNVTGVEETVTKWQAVIQDEALAASEARDAFRANSGLLDTSAGVEFDEGSGYTGAKQGEDAYVAEARAKVRTPWAGAAAALMAGDRSFYEAPVSARGAGQAVVKSD, encoded by the coding sequence ATGTTTGGCAGGCTGCGCGGCGAGGAGGGTTTTTTGCCCCTCTTTATGGCTCTGATGATGCCCTTGATAATCTTCGCCTGGGGCCTGGCTGTCGACTTCAGCCGGGCCCATTTCGTCAAGGCGGGGCTGCAGACGGCGGTCGACGCGGCGGCGCTGGCCGGGGCCATGACGGCTGTGCCGGTGGTGGAGGTGGAATACCATCCGGTGACGGATGCGGGCGGCAACGTTACTGGAGTGGAGGAGACGGTCACGAAATGGCAGGCGGTTATCCAGGATGAAGCCCTGGCCGCCAGCGAGGCGCGGGACGCCTTCCGGGCCAACAGCGGCTTGCTGGACACAAGCGCCGGGGTGGAGTTCGACGAGGGCAGCGGTTACACGGGGGCGAAGCAGGGCGAAGACGCGTACGTGGCAGAAGCAAGGGCGAAGGTCAGGACGCCCTGGGCGGGCGCGGCGGCGGCCCTGATGGCCGGCGACAGGTCTTTCTATGAGGCGCCGGTCAGCGCCAGGGGCGCGGGACAGGCGGTAGTGAAATCGGATTAA
- a CDS encoding nucleotidyltransferase domain-containing protein, translated as MVTPSILLAREGPFMNEKIVYSMAKRIQEKFNPEKIIVFGSWARGEAGPDSDVDILVIMDCTREQKREIQAAIRKELREFNVPKDIVIASTEDINKYKDAWWTVYHPALAEGKVLYEQQ; from the coding sequence ATGGTAACACCTTCAATACTTCTGGCCCGGGAGGGACCATTCATGAATGAAAAAATAGTTTATTCTATGGCTAAACGTATACAGGAGAAGTTTAATCCCGAAAAAATAATAGTTTTTGGCTCCTGGGCGAGGGGTGAAGCCGGGCCGGACAGCGATGTTGACATCCTGGTTATCATGGACTGCACGCGGGAACAAAAGCGGGAGATACAAGCAGCCATCAGGAAGGAACTACGGGAGTTTAATGTCCCTAAAGATATTGTAATTGCTAGCACGGAGGACATAAACAAGTATAAAGATGCCTGGTGGACTGTTTACCATCCTGCCCTTGCGGAAGGGAAGGTGCTTTATGAACAGCAGTGA